In Desulfosediminicola ganghwensis, a single window of DNA contains:
- a CDS encoding FtsX-like permease family protein: MQRFSHLHIATLLQLICGALLLFAPEAQSSAQSAGPEFIRETLNKVSTFSSRAIGSEGVESAARLIEDHFISLGLKPESHNFEITSRQSRGATINFKGVTHPLHPFPNNAITPGATGEKDGTLEGPLYYVGKGSLEELNGKDIAGAIVLMEFNSSRNWQTLASLGARALIFIDREATRASFYFWEKQELSPLQFPCFWLDEGMTETIFGNSLPGQADGGKIADSVTLTADIAWKNGITRNIYAVINGSDEDLQDELLIIEAFYDTPEFVTGRAPGADAALSLATLLYLAEELVENPPARSVLLVATSGHAQSLAGMREMIWSLDTRSRELRNTRRELEKDIKTLEEQSALLRSLEFPLGEDKERDKVLAQIINKHLKYQIDTISRDLMQLRLAGDREKYRSEIATQATTRFALRQLSWAETFHDLDTGGEETLQSIIPDALSDNQELLSQLNIQYQNLISATRFRQTVRGFDIAAVVSLHLSSHGSGVGGFHRGWLYKLKPTINRTGIYSTIADVLKEAGEASPASYNYYDTLRPGRLRPWDSWFLDNPQLGGEVSSLAGFIGISLVTVGDGRLSWGTPWDTVDKVDLTNGSNQAALVADLVYGLARAPTLNSGRLPRDGLADATARTNLLLQGELFADFPAAGTTILAYQGLNRFYATVDGRGQFQIRGLADKKNVFDKLIIEGYKFDPKSGSVIWAIDKNTTGKNNYRLKMLRKSMRTDLVMFNSRETTFFDLLEPRNFQYMTKLQLYDGRRDAPPQHFWYSRIDTRKSNIASIYLEPGALLKMTLSDTILTTKMILTNGTEDRPLGLGYPVNDYSKLPNTTLHAAHDAWSLLQPRIRNLESHGIFDEKINGLEQRGIEALKTSQNGFAALNYSIGREKASESLAIASRVYSQIEKSQKDVLFGVLFYIALFIPFAFCMERFLFNFNNIYKRILGFSGILIVLIAIIYQVHPAFQLTYSPLVVILAFFIIGLSLMVTLIIFFRFEKEMALLQQRSTHKRPDEISRWKAFVAAFFLGVSNLRRRRLRTILTCTTLIILTFTIMSFTTIKSNREENRLQLQPQAPYQGLLLKKLNWASLPPQATDILVNSMKSIEQPATRVWLEAGNPSQTIHAPLVRDGRDASIQGLIGLTAQEPSVTGLDYILTSGRWFTDDDNSVILLEDDTARRLGIDPSVMRDKLTYKVKLWGADFTVVGTFSAEKLEKAIDLNGEPLTPVTFPQEAGATTTETEQEALESGEDIRLFQSRYTHIPASQVAIIPANSLLAAGGSLKSIAVKPESGEAIDKLAKELSDRFSLAIFTGENDGVFLYNVSDTINYSGVPNIIVPLLISVLIVLNTMISSVYERKNEIAIYTSVGLAPSHVAFLFVAEAIALAVISVVLGYVIAQVSAFLLSHTTLWQGITVNYSSLAGVAAMALVILVVLVSVIYPAKVASRIAIPDVERTFTLPQPVNNTISVTLPFLMKYHEHESIGGFIHEYFTGHQDISHGIFSTGPVDVIFSCSTLDELRQMVDNSSKPSELLCLHLRANVWLAPFDFGIMQLVDVQFCPAQEGREYLSIKVTLKRKSGEAQIWRRINTVFLNDLRKQLLVWRSLTPEEHADLAAAFQLVSAGKESGTEGAHITMETA, from the coding sequence ATGCAGCGATTCTCCCATCTTCATATAGCCACGCTGCTGCAGTTGATATGTGGCGCTCTGCTGCTCTTTGCACCGGAAGCTCAGAGCTCTGCCCAATCAGCAGGGCCTGAATTTATACGAGAAACACTCAACAAAGTCAGCACATTTTCCAGTAGAGCCATAGGCAGCGAAGGTGTCGAATCTGCTGCCCGCCTGATAGAAGATCATTTCATCTCTCTGGGTCTCAAACCCGAAAGTCATAATTTTGAGATTACCTCACGTCAATCCCGGGGGGCCACCATCAATTTCAAGGGAGTGACGCACCCTCTCCACCCCTTTCCTAATAACGCCATCACCCCGGGCGCCACTGGTGAAAAAGACGGTACCCTTGAGGGACCACTCTACTACGTAGGAAAAGGTTCACTCGAAGAGTTGAACGGCAAGGATATTGCCGGCGCTATCGTCCTGATGGAGTTCAATTCATCACGTAACTGGCAGACTCTCGCCAGCCTTGGCGCCCGCGCTCTCATTTTTATCGATAGGGAGGCCACCCGCGCCAGCTTCTACTTTTGGGAAAAACAGGAACTCTCTCCTTTGCAATTTCCCTGTTTCTGGCTTGATGAAGGGATGACCGAGACCATTTTCGGTAATAGCCTGCCCGGCCAGGCCGATGGCGGTAAAATTGCCGATTCCGTTACCCTCACTGCTGACATAGCCTGGAAAAATGGAATCACCAGAAATATCTATGCAGTTATCAACGGCAGCGATGAGGACTTGCAGGATGAGCTTCTCATAATCGAAGCTTTTTATGATACGCCCGAGTTTGTTACAGGCCGCGCGCCCGGGGCCGATGCCGCACTCTCGCTTGCCACCCTGCTCTATCTTGCCGAGGAGCTGGTTGAAAATCCGCCGGCCAGATCCGTGCTGCTGGTTGCTACCAGCGGCCATGCCCAATCCCTTGCCGGTATGCGGGAGATGATCTGGTCCCTTGATACGCGCTCCAGAGAACTGCGCAACACCCGTCGGGAACTGGAAAAAGATATCAAGACGCTTGAGGAACAAAGCGCTCTCCTCCGAAGCCTTGAATTCCCGCTCGGCGAGGATAAAGAACGAGATAAGGTGCTGGCCCAGATCATCAATAAACACCTCAAGTATCAGATTGACACTATCTCTCGCGATCTTATGCAATTGCGTTTAGCCGGAGATCGTGAGAAATACCGATCAGAGATAGCCACGCAGGCCACCACACGTTTTGCACTCAGGCAATTGAGCTGGGCCGAAACATTTCATGATCTTGACACAGGTGGTGAAGAAACTCTTCAATCCATTATTCCGGATGCACTCTCCGATAACCAGGAACTACTCTCTCAGCTGAACATTCAATACCAGAACCTCATCAGCGCCACCCGCTTCAGGCAGACGGTCAGGGGATTTGATATTGCCGCAGTTGTCAGCCTGCATCTCTCGAGTCATGGTAGCGGAGTTGGCGGGTTTCATCGCGGCTGGCTCTATAAGCTTAAACCAACCATCAATCGCACGGGAATCTATTCAACCATCGCCGATGTACTCAAGGAAGCCGGCGAAGCGTCCCCCGCCAGCTACAACTATTATGACACCTTGCGCCCGGGACGGCTGAGACCTTGGGACTCCTGGTTTCTTGACAACCCGCAGCTTGGAGGTGAAGTAAGCTCCCTCGCCGGATTTATAGGCATCAGTCTGGTGACCGTCGGTGACGGTCGATTATCATGGGGCACGCCATGGGATACAGTGGACAAAGTCGACCTGACCAACGGTTCCAACCAGGCAGCACTGGTGGCCGATCTCGTTTACGGCCTGGCCAGGGCTCCAACCCTAAACTCCGGCAGGTTGCCAAGAGATGGGCTGGCGGATGCCACCGCCAGGACAAACCTGCTGCTGCAAGGCGAGTTATTTGCCGATTTTCCCGCGGCCGGAACGACCATCCTCGCCTATCAGGGGCTCAATCGTTTCTACGCCACCGTTGATGGTCGCGGGCAATTTCAGATTCGTGGTCTCGCCGACAAAAAGAACGTCTTTGACAAGCTGATCATCGAAGGCTACAAATTCGATCCCAAGAGTGGTAGCGTTATCTGGGCTATCGATAAAAACACGACCGGCAAGAACAATTATCGTCTGAAAATGCTCAGAAAATCGATGCGTACCGACCTGGTCATGTTCAATAGCCGGGAAACAACATTCTTCGACTTGCTTGAGCCTCGCAATTTTCAGTACATGACGAAATTGCAACTCTACGACGGTCGTCGTGACGCGCCACCACAGCATTTCTGGTATAGTCGAATCGATACCAGAAAATCAAACATCGCCTCAATTTATCTCGAGCCTGGCGCCCTGCTCAAGATGACGCTTTCAGATACCATCCTTACCACCAAAATGATTCTCACCAATGGCACTGAGGATCGGCCTCTGGGGTTAGGGTACCCTGTCAATGACTACAGCAAACTTCCCAACACCACGCTCCATGCCGCCCACGATGCCTGGTCACTCTTGCAGCCAAGAATAAGAAACCTCGAATCCCACGGTATATTTGATGAAAAAATCAATGGACTGGAGCAAAGGGGCATCGAGGCCCTCAAAACCAGCCAAAATGGTTTTGCCGCACTCAACTACTCCATCGGCAGAGAAAAAGCCTCTGAATCTCTGGCCATTGCTTCCCGTGTATATTCCCAGATTGAAAAAAGCCAGAAAGACGTATTATTCGGAGTACTGTTCTACATCGCTCTCTTTATTCCCTTCGCTTTTTGCATGGAGCGTTTTCTTTTTAACTTCAATAATATCTATAAACGAATACTCGGGTTCAGTGGTATTCTCATCGTCCTGATTGCCATTATTTACCAGGTACACCCGGCCTTTCAGCTCACCTACAGCCCACTTGTGGTAATACTCGCCTTTTTTATAATAGGCCTGTCACTTATGGTCACCCTTATCATCTTCTTTCGGTTCGAAAAAGAGATGGCACTGCTGCAGCAGCGGTCCACCCATAAACGACCGGATGAGATCAGTCGCTGGAAAGCATTTGTGGCGGCATTCTTCCTCGGCGTCTCCAATCTCAGGAGGAGAAGACTCAGGACTATTCTTACCTGCACCACCCTGATTATTCTCACCTTCACCATAATGAGCTTTACCACCATCAAATCCAATCGTGAAGAAAACAGGCTCCAGCTCCAGCCACAGGCACCGTACCAGGGATTGCTGCTCAAAAAGCTGAACTGGGCAAGTCTGCCGCCACAGGCCACTGACATCCTGGTCAACTCGATGAAATCGATCGAGCAACCTGCCACCCGCGTATGGCTTGAGGCGGGTAACCCATCACAAACCATCCATGCCCCCCTGGTCCGTGATGGACGAGACGCATCCATACAGGGATTAATAGGCCTTACCGCCCAGGAACCTTCGGTGACCGGCCTGGATTACATCCTTACCAGTGGCAGATGGTTCACCGATGATGACAACTCTGTAATTTTACTTGAAGATGATACCGCCAGGCGGCTCGGGATCGATCCGTCTGTCATGAGAGACAAGCTGACATACAAGGTTAAACTCTGGGGGGCAGACTTTACCGTTGTCGGCACCTTTTCGGCAGAAAAACTTGAAAAGGCCATAGACCTCAATGGTGAGCCCCTGACTCCGGTCACGTTCCCCCAGGAAGCCGGGGCAACAACCACAGAAACAGAGCAGGAAGCGCTTGAATCCGGTGAAGACATCAGGCTCTTTCAAAGCCGATATACCCATATTCCAGCGAGCCAGGTCGCCATTATCCCTGCGAATTCCCTCCTGGCTGCAGGCGGCAGCTTAAAGAGTATCGCAGTTAAGCCAGAGTCCGGCGAGGCGATAGACAAACTGGCAAAAGAGCTGTCTGACCGTTTCAGCCTGGCCATTTTCACCGGTGAGAACGACGGAGTCTTTCTCTACAACGTCAGTGATACCATCAATTACAGTGGTGTTCCCAATATCATTGTACCGCTTCTCATCTCCGTGCTGATCGTACTGAACACCATGATCAGCTCTGTTTACGAACGAAAAAACGAAATAGCAATCTATACTTCCGTCGGCCTTGCACCCTCGCACGTAGCGTTTCTGTTTGTGGCTGAGGCTATTGCCCTGGCAGTAATCTCCGTCGTACTCGGCTATGTGATAGCTCAAGTCTCTGCATTCCTCTTATCACACACCACACTCTGGCAGGGCATAACGGTCAATTATTCATCGCTGGCCGGTGTTGCTGCCATGGCCCTGGTAATTCTGGTGGTTCTGGTCTCAGTTATCTACCCTGCCAAAGTTGCTTCGCGAATAGCGATACCCGACGTAGAACGCACCTTTACCTTGCCCCAACCTGTCAATAACACCATCTCCGTAACATTACCATTTCTCATGAAATATCATGAACATGAAAGTATTGGCGGCTTCATTCACGAATATTTCACAGGGCATCAGGATATCTCACACGGCATTTTCTCAACCGGCCCTGTAGATGTCATTTTCAGCTGTTCAACCCTGGACGAACTGCGCCAGATGGTAGACAATTCATCAAAACCGAGTGAACTTCTATGCCTGCACCTGCGCGCCAACGTCTGGCTTGCACCTTTTGATTTTGGCATAATGCAACTTGTTGATGTTCAATTCTGTCCAGCCCAGGAGGGACGTGAGTATCTGTCCATCAAAGTAACTCTCAAGCGTAAATCCGGAGAAGCCCAAATCTGGCGCAGGATTAACACTGTATTCCTTAATGATCTGCGCAAACAGTTGTTGGTCTGGCGATCCCTTACCCCTGAAGAGCATGCTGATCTTGCCGCAGCATTCCAACTCGTTTCAGCGGGAAAAGAGTCTGGAACCGAGGGAGCACACATCACCATGGAGACCGCCTGA
- a CDS encoding uracil-DNA glycosylase, producing MSDHFSIVRDIQATLKYHSLLGIENYPAGDDVRKFLNTRVVSPALAEEMRPQAVVSKPVRPGVTGIETPSPAPSLRVDNRTAEQKGALLEEIAVEVKNCKRCGLGEKRIVAVPGSGKPKVRIAIVGDWLAVENPDNLVSNTLFGIEQDRMLGKMMGAITIKPEDVFITNVIKCGIARSEQPKAEHARACFGYLQRQVMAVEPEVIFSMGVIATKALLNRSESLSRLRGRLHSYQLGEGKRIPLIATYHPTYLLQNPEMKRATWVDLQMLARQLGIDLS from the coding sequence ATGTCAGATCACTTTTCCATTGTTCGGGATATTCAGGCGACGCTTAAATATCACAGCCTGCTCGGTATCGAGAATTATCCCGCCGGTGATGATGTCCGGAAATTTCTGAATACCAGGGTTGTATCTCCAGCTTTGGCAGAAGAGATGCGACCTCAGGCTGTGGTTAGCAAGCCGGTTCGCCCCGGCGTAACAGGGATAGAAACTCCCTCGCCCGCACCGTCACTTCGAGTTGACAACAGGACAGCCGAGCAGAAGGGGGCATTGCTTGAAGAAATTGCGGTTGAGGTCAAAAACTGTAAGCGGTGCGGCTTGGGTGAAAAGAGGATTGTGGCGGTTCCCGGTAGCGGCAAGCCAAAGGTGCGTATTGCAATAGTAGGTGACTGGCTGGCGGTGGAGAATCCGGATAATCTGGTCAGTAATACGCTGTTTGGCATAGAGCAGGACAGGATGCTTGGCAAGATGATGGGCGCTATCACCATAAAGCCCGAGGACGTATTTATAACCAATGTGATTAAATGCGGCATTGCCAGGTCTGAGCAACCGAAGGCGGAGCATGCCCGTGCCTGCTTTGGTTATCTGCAGCGCCAGGTTATGGCGGTAGAACCTGAAGTGATTTTCTCCATGGGGGTTATAGCGACCAAAGCACTGCTCAACCGTTCTGAGTCTCTTTCCCGGTTACGTGGCAGATTGCACAGCTACCAGCTGGGCGAGGGGAAACGCATTCCCCTGATAGCAACCTATCATCCTACATATTTACTGCAGAATCCCGAGATGAAACGCGCGACCTGGGTTGATCTGCAAATGCTGGCGCGTCAATTAGGCATTGACCTCTCATGA
- a CDS encoding helix-turn-helix domain-containing protein produces MDKQEFRKSRKKLAKTQKQLSELLGMSLKTIHSYEQGWRTIPTHIERQLYFLLIHQRGRNNHLTPCWDKKQCDVKEQCPAYEYQSGHLCWFLCGTLCECTQDATNKSKLSVCRECEIFTSLLD; encoded by the coding sequence ATGGACAAACAGGAATTCAGGAAGTCTCGCAAAAAACTCGCCAAGACCCAAAAGCAACTCTCCGAATTGTTGGGAATGTCACTAAAAACGATACACAGCTATGAACAGGGCTGGCGGACCATTCCGACCCATATCGAACGCCAGCTTTACTTCCTGCTTATCCATCAACGAGGCCGCAACAACCACCTTACACCGTGCTGGGATAAAAAACAGTGTGATGTGAAGGAGCAGTGTCCGGCATATGAATATCAGTCAGGTCATCTTTGCTGGTTCCTCTGCGGCACCCTCTGCGAATGCACCCAGGACGCTACCAATAAAAGTAAGCTGAGTGTTTGTAGAGAGTGTGAGATCTTCACCTCACTGCTTGATTAA
- a CDS encoding peptide transporter, producing the protein MYDDKELKEYRDLLPPPTHFEEGFDWKTIIGAIFIGFLMMPGSMYLQLVIGQGIGPAARWVTIILFAEIAKRAHSDLKQQEIFLLYYMAGAALASPFSGLLWNQYLVQSDASRMLGVTEFIPTWVAPGADSASMVERTFFHRDWLIPILLLVGSQIIQRIDHFGLGYALYRITSDVERLPFPMAPVAALGTMALAESTEEREKSWKWRVFSIGGMIGLIFGSIYVVLPIITGLIFTEQIRLIPIPWIELTSYTEGFLPAVATGLQLDLGLMFVGMVLPFWAVIGGLIGLIITIILNPLLYSWGILERWHPGMATVDTVFANNFDFYMSFGIGLGLAIGCIGVWSVVRSFRAGKDQRGSLHDLFNPPPGRGDFNFWISIAIYLFSTLAYVGLCVWLVPSFPWIFFLAYGFIYTPIISYITARMEGIAGQFVSLPLVREASFIAGARFFGYQGIEIWYAPIPIHNYGEATVQFRQIELTGTSIRGIIKAELLVFPVVMIASLMFSQFIWRLAPIPSASYPFAQELWHLQALNTLLMQTSTLEGNSMFYQALDGSTIFTGLGFGLLMYMMLSFLGLPILLIYGVVRGLGQSTPHGMVLEVAGALLGRYFFLKKFGPMWRQYAPVLLAGFSCGMGLSGMFAMGFALIMKSLNYMAY; encoded by the coding sequence ATGTATGATGACAAGGAATTAAAAGAATATCGGGATCTGCTTCCACCGCCAACCCACTTTGAGGAGGGTTTTGACTGGAAGACCATCATCGGCGCCATCTTCATCGGCTTCCTGATGATGCCCGGTTCCATGTACCTGCAGCTTGTCATCGGCCAGGGTATTGGTCCTGCCGCCCGCTGGGTTACCATCATACTCTTTGCCGAAATCGCTAAGCGTGCCCACTCCGACCTTAAACAACAGGAAATTTTCCTGCTTTATTATATGGCAGGTGCCGCACTTGCCTCCCCTTTTTCCGGTTTGCTATGGAACCAGTACCTGGTTCAATCTGATGCATCACGCATGCTCGGAGTCACCGAGTTCATTCCCACCTGGGTGGCACCGGGCGCTGACTCTGCCTCCATGGTTGAGCGGACCTTTTTCCATCGTGACTGGCTGATCCCTATATTGCTGTTGGTCGGCTCCCAGATCATTCAGCGCATCGATCACTTTGGTCTCGGTTACGCGTTGTACAGGATAACTTCGGATGTGGAACGGCTGCCTTTTCCAATGGCACCTGTTGCCGCTCTCGGCACAATGGCGCTGGCCGAGTCGACAGAAGAGCGTGAAAAAAGCTGGAAATGGCGGGTATTTTCCATCGGCGGAATGATTGGACTTATTTTCGGGAGCATCTATGTGGTGCTGCCCATCATCACCGGACTCATTTTCACAGAACAGATCCGACTGATTCCCATCCCCTGGATAGAACTGACCAGTTACACCGAAGGCTTCCTTCCCGCAGTGGCAACGGGGCTGCAGCTCGACCTCGGCCTCATGTTCGTAGGCATGGTTCTCCCCTTCTGGGCAGTAATTGGCGGGCTTATCGGTTTGATAATTACCATCATTCTCAACCCGCTCCTCTATTCATGGGGCATTCTTGAACGATGGCATCCGGGCATGGCCACGGTAGACACCGTATTTGCCAATAATTTTGATTTTTATATGAGCTTCGGCATCGGTCTGGGCCTTGCGATTGGCTGCATCGGTGTCTGGTCGGTTGTCCGCTCGTTCAGAGCCGGCAAAGACCAGCGCGGTTCACTGCACGATCTTTTCAACCCGCCTCCGGGGAGGGGGGATTTCAACTTCTGGATATCCATCGCTATCTATCTATTTTCCACCCTAGCCTACGTTGGGCTCTGTGTCTGGCTGGTACCGTCATTCCCCTGGATTTTCTTCCTTGCCTATGGCTTTATCTACACCCCGATAATCAGTTACATAACCGCACGCATGGAAGGAATAGCCGGCCAGTTTGTCAGCCTGCCACTGGTACGAGAGGCGAGTTTCATTGCCGGGGCACGTTTTTTCGGCTATCAGGGCATCGAGATCTGGTACGCCCCTATCCCTATCCACAATTACGGTGAAGCAACCGTACAATTCAGGCAGATAGAACTGACCGGTACCTCGATCCGTGGAATCATCAAAGCAGAGCTGCTGGTTTTCCCTGTGGTGATGATCGCCAGCCTGATGTTTTCCCAGTTTATCTGGCGACTGGCTCCCATCCCATCTGCCAGCTATCCTTTCGCCCAGGAACTCTGGCATCTCCAAGCCCTGAATACTTTACTGATGCAGACCTCCACCCTGGAAGGCAACTCCATGTTCTACCAGGCGCTGGACGGCTCAACCATCTTTACCGGTCTTGGCTTTGGTCTGCTGATGTATATGATGCTCAGTTTTCTGGGACTTCCTATACTGCTCATTTACGGTGTAGTGCGTGGCCTTGGCCAATCAACTCCTCACGGTATGGTCCTTGAAGTCGCCGGCGCTCTGCTGGGAAGATATTTTTTCCTGAAAAAATTCGGGCCGATGTGGCGTCAGTATGCACCGGTGCTCCTTGCAGGGTTTTCATGTGGCATGGGGCTATCCGGCATGTTCGCCATGGGTTTCGCCCTTATCATGAAATCCCTCAACTATATGGCGTACTAG
- a CDS encoding DUF6785 family protein has protein sequence MSENSTARDALPIRFRAPLLGLVMAIGICAITPFNNIYLQATPLGGGHFPLAPFFVFLLLSLLVYLLGKIHSSLQILTGVELLIVWMQMVIGSGIAYTGLARTFLINLTAPYHYATLGNRWQQTLHPLLPPALSPTDPESIELLYTGIPGGRGMGWFELAGQIPWVDWLKPLLLWSVFIFLSYGVMICLVNLISRQWIHNERMNFPLLKVPQTISSALDNNEFGALFFNKFLIAGISLPVFLHLINGLSVYYPTIPPIPTLLLAAPYIAESGLLVGFSKLKLYFYPAFIGFAFLTSRQISFSFWFFFLIGGLFFGVLNLLGYSIPQSELGITFGPTLTRPEEMQMIGAYGVFFLFLVWLARHHLLTVTKQSFLLMPPSAVRSEWFDVRLSFWGLFLGGAGIIAWYVWLGMNVVTAGLLVGAFFMISLVAARIICQGGLAYFTLTAAPMDGLIALFGTKLFAGTGGLLAGMSQKALFVDLRESLMPSLVHGRSIHQNRQPAFILFGSLVLTILLSTVASVVAMMLLCYRFGIRELQLEWANRTTLAVFENINRLISAPVESGTWVFIFALIGALIMLVLVVCYHRLYWWPIHPIGYLTAYSSAMRILWVSFFIGWACNALCMRYGGIHLFRKLQFFFIGLIIGDFLMGGGWAIVGLYTGTSYKVLPD, from the coding sequence ATGAGCGAAAATTCCACAGCCAGAGATGCTCTCCCTATCAGGTTTCGGGCGCCATTGCTCGGGCTTGTCATGGCTATCGGCATTTGCGCCATTACCCCGTTCAATAACATTTACCTCCAGGCTACTCCATTAGGCGGCGGGCACTTCCCCCTCGCACCCTTTTTTGTTTTCCTTCTGCTGTCTCTTCTCGTCTACCTGCTCGGCAAGATCCACTCATCACTGCAAATTCTCACCGGTGTGGAGTTGCTCATCGTCTGGATGCAGATGGTTATCGGCTCCGGAATAGCCTACACAGGCCTGGCACGGACATTTTTAATCAATTTGACCGCACCGTATCATTACGCCACCCTGGGCAACCGCTGGCAACAGACACTTCATCCGCTGCTTCCACCAGCGCTCAGCCCCACCGATCCTGAATCCATAGAGCTCCTATACACGGGTATTCCGGGTGGCCGTGGTATGGGATGGTTTGAACTTGCCGGGCAGATTCCCTGGGTAGACTGGTTGAAGCCCTTGTTACTCTGGAGTGTGTTTATCTTTCTCAGTTACGGAGTCATGATTTGCCTGGTGAATCTCATTTCACGACAATGGATCCACAATGAGCGTATGAATTTTCCATTGCTCAAGGTACCACAAACCATCAGCAGCGCCCTGGACAACAATGAATTTGGTGCGCTCTTTTTCAATAAGTTCCTGATCGCCGGCATCAGCCTGCCAGTGTTCCTGCATCTCATCAATGGCCTCAGTGTTTATTATCCAACTATCCCTCCGATACCAACCTTACTGCTGGCTGCACCCTATATAGCAGAAAGCGGTCTGCTGGTTGGATTCAGTAAACTCAAACTCTATTTTTATCCTGCCTTCATAGGCTTCGCCTTTCTCACCTCCCGCCAGATCTCTTTCTCTTTCTGGTTCTTTTTTCTGATTGGCGGGCTGTTCTTTGGAGTGCTGAACCTGCTCGGCTACTCCATCCCTCAATCGGAACTCGGCATTACCTTTGGCCCAACCCTGACACGCCCGGAAGAAATGCAGATGATCGGTGCCTATGGAGTGTTTTTTCTGTTTCTGGTCTGGCTTGCCCGTCATCACCTGTTGACGGTAACCAAACAATCATTCCTGCTGATGCCACCATCAGCCGTTCGCTCCGAGTGGTTTGATGTCCGCTTATCGTTTTGGGGACTTTTTCTGGGAGGAGCCGGCATAATAGCCTGGTACGTCTGGTTGGGGATGAACGTCGTCACCGCGGGTCTGCTGGTTGGCGCATTCTTCATGATCAGCCTGGTCGCAGCCCGCATTATCTGCCAGGGTGGTCTGGCCTATTTTACCCTGACCGCCGCTCCCATGGATGGCCTCATTGCCCTGTTCGGTACCAAGCTCTTTGCCGGCACCGGAGGTCTACTGGCCGGCATGAGCCAGAAAGCTCTTTTTGTCGACTTACGCGAATCCCTCATGCCCTCCCTGGTTCATGGCAGGAGTATTCATCAGAATCGTCAACCGGCATTCATACTCTTCGGTTCACTTGTATTGACCATACTACTCAGCACCGTTGCCTCAGTAGTTGCCATGATGCTGCTCTGCTATCGATTCGGCATCAGGGAGCTCCAGCTCGAATGGGCAAATCGGACGACACTGGCGGTTTTTGAAAACATTAACAGACTCATCTCCGCACCAGTGGAGTCCGGAACCTGGGTCTTTATCTTCGCCTTGATCGGTGCGCTCATCATGCTGGTGCTGGTTGTCTGCTACCACCGGCTCTACTGGTGGCCAATTCACCCCATCGGCTACCTTACCGCATATAGCTCAGCGATGCGTATCCTCTGGGTCAGCTTTTTTATTGGCTGGGCATGCAATGCCCTCTGCATGCGCTATGGCGGGATACACCTGTTTCGAAAGCTGCAGTTCTTCTTCATTGGCCTGATTATCGGAGACTTCCTGATGGGCGGGGGCTGGGCTATTGTCGGCCTGTATACCGGTACCAGCTACAAGGTGCTGCCCGATTAG
- a CDS encoding PqqD family protein: MPQAQWVKQENGDILVEYPFVAKPLLQAIFNRFNGANQQKLTRKLQLDGLGSQVWAAIDGEKSVAELIRDFAESSTMSMQEAELSVTTFLRELGKRGLILLR; encoded by the coding sequence ATGCCCCAGGCCCAGTGGGTTAAACAGGAAAACGGTGATATTCTGGTCGAATACCCCTTTGTTGCCAAGCCACTGTTACAAGCAATTTTCAACCGCTTCAACGGTGCAAATCAACAGAAATTAACCAGAAAACTACAATTGGATGGTCTTGGCAGCCAGGTATGGGCAGCCATCGATGGTGAAAAATCGGTTGCGGAACTTATCAGGGATTTCGCAGAATCCTCAACAATGTCAATGCAGGAAGCGGAATTATCGGTAACGACCTTTCTACGGGAACTGGGAAAGCGAGGCCTCATTCTATTGCGTTAA
- a CDS encoding FmdB family zinc ribbon protein — translation MPMYEFECLDCNNVFEVIVRNADAAKDVTCKSCNSANIRKNLSAGSFHSKSKGTALPGAGCTARGGFT, via the coding sequence ATGCCGATGTATGAGTTTGAATGTCTCGACTGCAACAACGTATTTGAGGTAATCGTGCGCAACGCCGATGCAGCCAAAGACGTGACATGCAAAAGCTGTAACAGCGCCAATATCAGAAAGAACCTTTCCGCTGGAAGTTTTCACTCAAAGAGCAAGGGTACCGCTCTGCCCGGCGCCGGATGCACCGCAAGGGGAGGATTTACCTGA